A genomic region of Sideroxydans sp. CL21 contains the following coding sequences:
- a CDS encoding cytochrome b → MTDRYTKTAVILHWLIALLIFAAFPLGLYMHGLPLSPTKLRLYSYHKWIGVTVFLFAVIRVFWRSTHRPPLLPDAMLRWEKIAAESVHYLLYTLIFIVPITGWLMSSAKGFQTVWFGVLPLPDLVGKNKALGDLLQELHEMFNYIMLGLVIAHVAAAIKHHFIERDDILTRMIPFLDKKS, encoded by the coding sequence ATGACTGATCGCTATACAAAAACCGCTGTCATCCTGCATTGGCTTATCGCACTGCTGATCTTCGCCGCCTTCCCGCTGGGGCTTTACATGCATGGCCTGCCGCTCTCGCCCACCAAATTGCGCTTATACAGTTACCACAAGTGGATAGGAGTCACCGTATTTCTATTTGCGGTAATTCGCGTATTCTGGCGATCAACCCACCGTCCGCCGCTTTTGCCTGACGCCATGCTGCGCTGGGAAAAGATCGCCGCCGAAAGTGTGCATTACCTGCTTTACACATTGATCTTCATCGTTCCAATCACCGGCTGGCTGATGAGTTCAGCCAAAGGGTTCCAGACCGTGTGGTTTGGTGTTCTGCCTCTGCCCGACCTGGTCGGCAAGAACAAGGCACTCGGCGACTTGCTGCAAGAGCTGCACGAGATGTTCAACTACATCATGCTCGGTCTGGTAATTGCCCACGTCGCCGCTGCAATCAAGCATCACTTCATCGAACGCGATGACATACTTACGCGCATGATTCCATTCCTCGACAAAAAATCCTGA
- the htpX gene encoding protease HtpX has product MKRIFLFILTNLAVLLVINFTLRLLGVDRVLDQSGGINFSALMVMSAVIGFSGSIISLLMSKWLAKMSVGAQVIENPQDPTERWLVETVRRHAQAAGIGMPEVAIYDAPDVNAFATGWNRNDALVAVSTGLLHSMSRDEAEAVLGHEISHVANGDMVTLALIQGVVNTFVVFFAKIIGILVDRVLLKNDPRNGPGIGAFVAEIAAQIVLGILASIIVMWFSRQREFRADAGGANLAGRQKMIAALERLKVNHEQAAMPQNMAAMAISSQGGFSRLFMTHPPLDERIEALRAAK; this is encoded by the coding sequence ATGAAACGAATATTCTTGTTCATCTTGACCAACCTCGCTGTCTTGCTGGTTATCAACTTCACCTTGCGCCTGCTGGGGGTGGATCGTGTTCTGGATCAAAGCGGCGGAATCAATTTCAGCGCGCTGATGGTGATGTCTGCGGTGATCGGTTTTTCCGGTTCCATCATTTCCCTGCTGATGTCCAAGTGGTTGGCCAAAATGTCGGTCGGGGCCCAGGTCATTGAGAACCCGCAAGACCCGACTGAGCGCTGGCTGGTGGAGACCGTGCGCCGTCACGCGCAAGCCGCCGGCATCGGTATGCCGGAAGTGGCAATCTACGATGCACCGGACGTGAATGCTTTTGCCACCGGCTGGAACCGGAATGATGCACTGGTGGCAGTGAGTACCGGCCTGTTGCACAGCATGAGCCGCGACGAAGCGGAAGCCGTGCTCGGCCACGAGATCAGCCATGTCGCCAACGGGGATATGGTCACGCTCGCGTTGATCCAGGGCGTGGTCAATACCTTCGTGGTGTTCTTTGCCAAGATCATCGGTATTCTCGTGGACCGCGTGCTGCTCAAGAACGACCCGCGCAACGGCCCCGGTATCGGTGCATTCGTTGCCGAGATCGCCGCGCAGATCGTGCTGGGTATCCTGGCCAGTATCATCGTCATGTGGTTCTCGCGTCAGCGCGAGTTCCGTGCGGATGCCGGCGGAGCGAATCTGGCAGGACGGCAGAAGATGATCGCGGCACTGGAGCGCCTGAAGGTGAACCATGAGCAAGCCGCGATGCCGCAGAATATGGCCGCGATGGCGATCTCCAGCCAGGGTGGATTTTCCAGGCTGTTCATGACGCACCCGCCCCTGGATGAGCGCATCGAAGCCTTGCGTGCAGCGAAATAA
- a CDS encoding VacJ family lipoprotein, which translates to MLLASLLLAGCSSINLSAYTQEKDPFESFNRGVDKFNDKLDRAVIKPVAQGYNKVVPSPVKTMVSNFFSNLDDVVVTANDILQLKFRQAASDAARVAFNTTFGIFGLINITDRLEKHNEDFGQTLGYWGVPSGPYLVLPILGPSTIRDGTGLYTDSYFSVISNTKNVPARNSAWALEGLDMRVGLLEQEKVLDDAIIDRYSFIRDAYLQHRQSLVYDGNPPRQKFDDDN; encoded by the coding sequence ATGTTGCTTGCAAGTCTGCTGTTGGCAGGTTGCAGCTCAATCAATCTCAGTGCATACACCCAGGAAAAAGATCCTTTCGAATCCTTCAATCGCGGTGTCGATAAATTCAACGACAAGCTAGACCGGGCCGTGATCAAACCGGTTGCGCAGGGTTATAACAAGGTCGTGCCCAGCCCGGTGAAAACCATGGTCAGCAACTTCTTTTCCAATCTGGATGATGTGGTGGTTACCGCCAACGACATTCTGCAATTGAAATTCAGGCAAGCTGCGAGCGATGCGGCACGGGTGGCCTTCAACACCACTTTCGGCATTTTCGGCTTGATCAACATCACCGATCGTCTGGAAAAACACAACGAAGACTTCGGTCAGACGCTCGGCTATTGGGGTGTGCCTAGCGGCCCGTATCTGGTGTTGCCTATCCTGGGACCAAGCACGATACGCGATGGCACAGGACTCTACACGGATAGCTACTTCAGCGTCATCAGCAACACCAAAAATGTTCCGGCGCGCAACAGCGCCTGGGCTCTCGAGGGTTTGGACATGCGGGTAGGCTTGCTGGAACAGGAAAAAGTGCTGGATGATGCAATCATCGACCGTTACAGCTTCATTCGGGATGCATATCTGCAGCACCGGCAAAGCCTGGTGTATGACGGCAACCCGCCGCGCCAGAAATTCGACGATGACAATTAA